GATAACGATCTTCGAGATCACGCCCCACCATGTTGCGGATGATGACATCCTCGCTGATTTCTTCCTGATGACAGTCGAGCGTCTTCACCGTCATGCCATCACGCAAAACGGTGATCTGGTCGGCCACCTTGCGCACTTCGTTGAGCTTGTGGGTGATGATGATCGAGGTCATGCCCTGCTTGCGGAATTCGATCAAAAGGTTGAGCAGCGCCTCGGAATCGCTTTCGTTGAGCGAGGCGGTCGGCTCGTCGAGGATGAGCAGCTTCACGCTCTTCGACAATGCCTTGGCGATTTCCACGAGCTGCTGCTTGCCCACACCGATATCGGTGATCAGCGTTTCCGGCGATTCCTTCAGGCCCACCTTCTTTAAAAGTTCGCGGGTCCGGTTGAAGGTCTGCTGCCAGCTGATGACGCCGTTCGAGGCGACCTCGTTGCCGAGGAAGATGTTTTCCGCAATCGACAGGAGCGGCACCAATGCCAGTTCCTGGTGAATGATGATGATACCAATATCTTCGCTATCATTGATGGCGCGAAAATTCCGCACTGCGCCTTCATAGTGGATTTCGCCCTCATAGGTGCCGGCGGGATAAACACCGGAAAGGACCTTCATCAAGGTCGACTTCCCCGCGCCGTTCTCACCGACGAGTGCGTGGATCTCACCCTCTTTAACCTTGAGGTTGACGTTCTCAAGCGCTTTCACGCCCGGAAACGTCTTGGTGATGTTCCGCATTTCGAGAATGGTATTGGCCATATCGCAATCCAGCGCCCGATTAATTTCGGCGTTTTTATTTTTATGGAAAAACGGGGATGACGCCAAGTCATCCCCGCATGTGTCTTCAGGCTTATTTCAGCTGGTCTTCTTTGTAATAACCGCCATCAACGAGAACCTGCTTGTAGTTCTCCTTGGTAACGGCAACCGGCTTCAGCAGGTAGGACGGAACGACCTTGACGCCATTTTCATAGGTCTTGGTGTCGTTTACCTCAGGCTCCTTGCCCTGCAGAACGGCATTCACCATGTCGACGGTAACCTTCGCGAGTTCGCGGGTATCCTTGAAGATGGTGGAATACTGTTCGCCTGCAATGATCGACTTGACCGACGGGACTTCAGCGTCCTGACCGGAAACGACCGGCAGCGGCTGGTCCTTCGAACCATAACCAACGCCCTTCAGCGAGGAGATGATGCCGATGGACAGACCGTCGTAAGGCGACAGAACGGCGTCAACCTTGGCGTCGGTGTAATAAGCCGACAGCAGGTTATCCATACGGGCCTGGGCCGTTGCCGGATCCCAACGCAGCGTACCGACCTTGTCCATGCCCATCTGGCCGGACTTCACGACCAGCTTGCCGCTGTCGATGTAAGGCTTCAGAACCGACATTGCGCCGTCATAGAAGAAGAAGGCGTTGTTATCGTCAGGAGAACCGCCGAACAGCTCGATGTTGAAGGGACCCTTGCCGTCCTTCAGGCCAAGCTTGTCAACGATCGAAGTCGCCTGCAGAACGCCAACCTGGAAGTTGTCGAACGTTGCGTAGTAGCTGACGTCGCCGCTGTTGCGGATAAGGCGGTCATAAGCGATGACCTTGATGCCCTGCTCGCCAGCCTGCTTCAGAACGTCCGAAAGCGTGGTGCCGTCGATCGAGGCGATCACGAGGACTTTCACGCCCTTGGTGACCATGTTTTCGATCTGGGACAGCTGGTTCGGAATGTCGTCGTCGGCATATTGCAGGTCGGTCGTGTAACCGGCTTCCTGCAGCTGCTTGACGATGTTGTTGCCGTCATCGATCCAGCGAGCGGAAGACTTGGTCGGCATGGCAATGCCGACGGAACCCTTGTCCTGCGCGAAAGCCGGTGCTGCGAAGGAAGCAGCACCGATGGCACAAGCCGCCATCAGCGAAATAATGGACTTCATTAACTCTCTCCCTTGAACCCTTTTCTGGCACCCGCATGTTGCGGCGCACCATGAAATTCATGCCGTCAGAGGAAGGAGCCGCGTTCGGCCCGTTCCGATCTCGCAGCTGCGAAATTGAACAGATGCCGCTCCTCCCCGGCATCCCGCAAACTGTTCTGAATCCATATAACTGTCAAATAGAATAAATCTGTTTCCATATATCAATTTCGCTATATTAAATCGATACAATAAGCGATGAGTGGGTATAAACACGCGAATGAACAACCAAAAAGTGTATGAGCAGGCGCAAACAACAGAGGCCCTTTTCGTCTTTGAAGACAACCCGCTTCTGCGCGCCGGATTAAAGATGAGCCATCTGCGCATGCTGGTCATGATCGAGGAACACGGGCAGGTCAGCGCCGCCGCAGCGGCCATGAACATAACACAGCCGGCGGCCTCGCGCATGCTTTCCGAAATGGAAGCCATCGTCAAAAGCCCGCTCTGTCAAAGGGCCTCGCGCGGCGTGGTGCTGACCAAATTCGGCGAGGCACTGGCCCGTCGGGCGCGCACCATATTGCTGGAGCTGCGCGAGGCGAGCCGCGAGCTTAACCAGATGAAATCCGGCAGCGGTGGCTCGGTCTATATCGGCGCCGTCACGGCACCCGCCATCAGCCTTGTGGTTCCCGCCATCAAGCGGGCGACGGACACCTATCCCGGCATCGAGATCAACGTGCAGGTGGAAAGCAGCAATGTGCTGGCCCGGGAGTTGCTGGCCGCGCGTCACGATTTCATCATCGGCCGCATTCCTGACGATTTCGACCCCGGCCTGTTTTCCATCCATGAAATCGGCATCGAGCGCGCCTGTCTGGTGGTCGGCGAAGGCCACCCCCTGCTTGGCGGCGAGCCGGTAACGTTGAACGATCTTTCCGCCTACGATTGGGTTTTCCAGCCGCCCGGCGCCCTGCTGCGCAGAACGATGGAGGACGTGTTCCTTACCCATGGCGTTGCCATGCCGCGCAATATCATCAACACGCCGTCCATGCTTCTGACGCTCGCGCTGATCTGCAACACCAATGCGATTGCGCCGATCGCGCAGGACATGGCCGAATTCGTGGCCGGCCAGCAGGCCGGCATCGGCCGCACCCGCATCCTGCCGACGGATTTCGAACTTGTGGTCAAGCCCTACAGCATCATCACCACCAAAGGCCGCGTTTTGCCGCCCAGCGCCCGGCTGCTTTACGATCTGGTACTGGATGAAAGCCGAAAGCTGACCTGGCCATGATGATGACCCCATGGGGGCCGCGACGAGGTGGCAAGCCAGACGCCACCTTCATCTTATAAACAGGCCGGATGTACGAGCCGGCGCAGGGGAACAGCCGCATGCTTTTCGGACAATCCGTCTTCCAGTCGGTCGTTGAAAGACTGAAGCAGGAAAGAGAAGAGGAAGCCGCGGAACCGCCGCCGCCAGTCAACCACCGCATCGTCGGTTTCAATTCCGGTTTTGTCGTCGGCTCACCCTCTGCTGCGCCGCAACCGGGAAATGGCGGCCTCGACGCCTATCTCGCCTTTCTGGCCGAACCGGCACCACCGCCTGAACCCCAGCCGGAGCCAGAGCCGGAACCCATGCCGGCCCATCTCGAAAAGACCTCGCTCGCGGATGTGTCAACGGAACTGGCGATCCATGAAACCGACACCGCCGCAACGCTTGCGGAAAAACGCCGCGCCTTTGCCCGTCTCAACCACCCCGACGGCGTGAAACCGGAATTCCGGCACAATGCGACCCTGCGCATGACCGCGGCAAATCTGCTGATCGACCAGGCGATACGGATGCTGAAAACTTAAATCATGCAATGCAAGGCAGCGATGCCTGCCAAAGGATATGCCGCTGTCAGCCGGCGTCGTTTTTATCGACGGGTGCGTTATCGGCGGGTTCGTCTGGCGCAGCCTTGTCCGCTCCGCCCTTGGCCGCATCATCAACGCTCACGGGTTTGAATTTCACCAGCAGCTCATAGGCCGCATAGGCGGCGATGCCGCCGACGATCGTGCCCCAGAAAAACTCGCGATTGACGAATTCGATCACCGCCCAGGCCGCACAGAAACCGACGATCAGCAACCTGACCCATAAAGGGCGATAAAGCGGATGGCTGGTATCGATGTTCAGCATGGCGTTCCCGTTTCCGGCCTTTTCCGCCACACCGCGCTCTTACGGCATCGGGTGACCAAAGGCATATGCAGGTCGTCTTGGCCGTTTCACAGGAAAATTGCAACGCAAATCGAGCCGCCACCGATCAGGCTGTCGTGAAAATACCGGAACGGCAAATCACCATGCACAGCCCGGCGAGCCGGTGGTTCGGCCCGGCCCGCACTTTCCGGGTCGTTGCTCGCAGAGCAGTCCCCAGTCGATGAGAGCCCCGCTTAGTCCCGCAGACGTCCAAGCAGCGACAGCAGCTGGTCGCGGGCTTTCTTGCCGCCAATCCTGTCGATCAGCTTTTCCTCACGGTCGCGCCATGAATCGGAAAGACTGTCGAGAAGGCGGCTGCCTTCCTCGGTCATATCGAGAAAATGAACACGCCTGTCCTCTTCCGACCGGCGGCGGACAAGCAGCCCCTTGTCTTCCATGCTGTCGACGATCGCGACGAAATTAGCGCGCTGGATGCCGAGCGCTTCCGCCACATCGCTCTGTTTCAGGCCCGGATTGCCACCAACAATGACGAGAACCGAAAAATCAGCCGGTCGCAATCCCCGTTCCGCCAGCACATCGGAGAACCCATTTGCCACGGCAAGTTGCGAGTGCCGCAAATGATAGCCGATCGCCGTCGTCAACAGTCCATAGTCAATTGCCGTAAGATGCACCGGTTCCACTCCGTCGCTTTCGGCCTTTTCCGCCCGCGGCCCGTTGCTATGTGCCAATCGCAAAGCCATCCGATCCCCCGCTTGATTCGTTCCTTTACCCTGCCGAAATCATAACCGACAACGTTCCAAAACTGTATCCCAAATAAATGTAGATGATACTAATATTGTATAATAATTTGACAGTTAATCCGCAAAAACCCAAACCTCGCTTCCAGGCCGCCATCCGGAGGCCGGGAAAAATATGACTATTTACCCGCCGATTTTGAGGGTATCGCACGGCCCGCCGCACCGCGTTTGAAAGGCATCGCGCCAATCCCAGCGCCTGCCCGTGGTGGCGGCAAAACAGCAACAGGATCAGGCGATAACATACTACTTATAGGGGAAACCCGATTTCAACAGAAAAAGCAATACGCCAAACGACGCATTGTTTCCGGAACCCGCACAAAGGCATCAGCACCCCACAACAAACC
The Agrobacterium cucumeris DNA segment above includes these coding regions:
- the chvE gene encoding sugar ABC transporter substrate-binding protein ChvE, giving the protein MKSIISLMAACAIGAASFAAPAFAQDKGSVGIAMPTKSSARWIDDGNNIVKQLQEAGYTTDLQYADDDIPNQLSQIENMVTKGVKVLVIASIDGTTLSDVLKQAGEQGIKVIAYDRLIRNSGDVSYYATFDNFQVGVLQATSIVDKLGLKDGKGPFNIELFGGSPDDNNAFFFYDGAMSVLKPYIDSGKLVVKSGQMGMDKVGTLRWDPATAQARMDNLLSAYYTDAKVDAVLSPYDGLSIGIISSLKGVGYGSKDQPLPVVSGQDAEVPSVKSIIAGEQYSTIFKDTRELAKVTVDMVNAVLQGKEPEVNDTKTYENGVKVVPSYLLKPVAVTKENYKQVLVDGGYYKEDQLK
- a CDS encoding MarR family winged helix-turn-helix transcriptional regulator, which codes for MALRLAHSNGPRAEKAESDGVEPVHLTAIDYGLLTTAIGYHLRHSQLAVANGFSDVLAERGLRPADFSVLVIVGGNPGLKQSDVAEALGIQRANFVAIVDSMEDKGLLVRRRSEEDRRVHFLDMTEEGSRLLDSLSDSWRDREEKLIDRIGGKKARDQLLSLLGRLRD
- a CDS encoding LysR family transcriptional regulator, with protein sequence MNNQKVYEQAQTTEALFVFEDNPLLRAGLKMSHLRMLVMIEEHGQVSAAAAAMNITQPAASRMLSEMEAIVKSPLCQRASRGVVLTKFGEALARRARTILLELREASRELNQMKSGSGGSVYIGAVTAPAISLVVPAIKRATDTYPGIEINVQVESSNVLARELLAARHDFIIGRIPDDFDPGLFSIHEIGIERACLVVGEGHPLLGGEPVTLNDLSAYDWVFQPPGALLRRTMEDVFLTHGVAMPRNIINTPSMLLTLALICNTNAIAPIAQDMAEFVAGQQAGIGRTRILPTDFELVVKPYSIITTKGRVLPPSARLLYDLVLDESRKLTWP